A stretch of DNA from Hirundo rustica isolate bHirRus1 chromosome 1, bHirRus1.pri.v3, whole genome shotgun sequence:
ttgggttgcaatgcaagatgtaacaaGGTAcgtattctattaccatctgttaaaaccaggtggggcagtgttgtttatctcttccaggaTGCATCCTCCCGCCAGGAGGATATCTTCTGCTAATGGGTCATTGAGTgtcactgcatgactgatacaTCACCCtattgggagatgctccacccaagGTGAGGGGtcaagcattcctacctgggtaaaaatctgagattcagaaaagcagaggagcCTGTCTCCACTGGATACCCAGAGGAaaactggacccatctcaccatcactggaccttcagaggaaaactacaaccttctacaggatcattgctttcaacagaaccacatctgtcactctaGCAGAACTtgactgctaccaacaccctgaccaacagggcaTTGGTTGTAATCTGACtgacagtattttctttttgtttgcttgctttttttgtactactccattttaattttcctagtaaagaactgttatacCTATTCCCATAtatttgcctgagagccccagaatttcaaaactgtaataatttggagggagggtgTTTGTTTACATTCTCCGTTTCAaaggaggctcctgccttccttagcagacacctgtctttccaaaccaagacaaacaataacaaaaaaagacagGGTTGAGAGACCATTTAAAATGTCTGGGATAAGGAGCACCATGTGCTACCGCACCTAGGGGAAACAACCAACCACTCTCTGTTGCTGGAGTGTGACCATCGAGACAAATCCCTCTACACTGagttctgctttgctgcttcCGATACCTGGGGAGTTGGCGTATCTCTACACTGCAACACAAACACACTCACGGAGTTCAGGAGCATGCACAGCTCACCAGAGCATCTGTTGTTAGTGAGAGGAAAGGCACCAGCACTGCACATGTCCCATGCAAACACAAgtgcaaggaggaggagagacGGCAACACCGCAGAAGAATTTAACAGCTTCGGACTACAACTGTGATTGTCCCTACCATGCACGGTGGATCACACAGAATCCCACTGCTTCCCCTACTTAGCGTTTTCCTAACATGGCCCTTTCTACCCTCTTGAATTTCTGCAGCTCAACAGCTAGTTCCCAGTATCTCAGATACAGCCACATAAGCTTTCCATTTTGACTCCTGGTTCTGTTCAGCACATTGCCACAGTAGTTATCATgtttgaaaatatcttttaagCCACTCTCCACATGTAAATCCATAGCAACAGGATTAGTTGCTGCTTTAACTAGCAggtttttctctatttctagTCTCTGACTTCTGGGTACAATAAGACTGCAGTAGATGTCCTGTCTTTCCTTCAGACCCTCTTCAAAttctttcagtaaaatattGGCTCTCTGTTGCCACTCCTCTTCCTTTGCCAGGCAACTCTGGTACAAGGTACCTTCTGCTCCAGCGTGCAAAAGGACTTGTTTTTCGtgctccagcttctcctgctcctgttcTAGGAGCTTCCTCTCTTCTACTAGTTTGCGGCTCTGGGACACGAGGGCTTCACGGTAACTCAGGGTCCTGTTGCgttccttttccagctccacCTCCAGATGAGCAACAGCACGACGATTCTCTGTGATTATATCCCGGTATTTGCCTTCCAGGTCTTTTTGTAAAGTGGACTCTTTTCTGTAGtactcttgtttttctttttctatttctttctgacATTCTCTGGTCCAGATCCACCCTATCACACATAAATGAGATTTCAGATGCAAGTTTAACATGTAACAATGAGGGGTATGATTAATTAGCTACGCCTGAAATGAAGCTACTTGGTGGTAAAAAACTGTCTTTCATGCCCTTCCCAGTGATACTCATTTCTGTTTACATATCCccacaaaatgtatttctgtggTCCCTATTTCACAGTCACTTTAAATGATCATGCTTCCTCCGAAATAAAATACCCCTATTCTTTTATTGTCTATACTAGCACTACTTAGATTAGAGAGGGAATATAAAGTCACGGAGAAACAAACTGGAGGTTTCCGATGCAGATACTGCACGGAGAACTTTCTAGGCCcagtaaataaatacatcagCAACATCCGGCGTTGTTACCTCTGGGCTCTCCAACACATCCTGTGTCCGTTTTTCTTGAGAGAGCTTAGTATATTGGATCTTACTAAATACGGATTCAACTCCCTGTATGAAAAGTGGTTTTCGCCTTAGCGATACCACCGGCGCCGGTGGTTTACAGCACGATAAACAAGAAGGCCTGGGGAGGTTCCCAGACGGGGCACGGCTCTATCACCGCACTGCTCCAGGAGCCCCCCGCGGGCCGGGGGCCCAGCGCTACTCACGGAAGGCGGCCAAGCCCAGCATGGGGACCAGCAGGGCGTAATTCCACCGGCTGCCGTCATCGCCGGGATCGCGCCGATTGGGCAGGATGTTCCAGTTGGGAGGGTCGTTTAAGTTATTCATGAAGGCACCTGCGATGCAGAGAGGGGAGACGCGGCCTCAGCAGCGCGCAGAAGGGCCGGGGCCGCTTCTGCTGCCGCTTTCTCCTCTCGCCGGGGGACTGGGAATTCTGCCCGAGCCCCTCGAACGGCGGCCCCGACACTGGGCAGCTTGGCCGCGCCCTGAGCGGCAGCCTCGGCCGCGACACGGCGTGCCGGGCTGGGCCCATCCCCATTCCTATTCCCATTCCCGTCCCAGTCCCGCTCGCCCCTCGGCGGGACCCCCACGCACGAGCCCAGGAGCGCGCAGATCCCTGGCGCTGCCACTCACctgccggccccgccccctcccggGCCGGCCCATCAGCCGGgagaaaaaggggggggggggggggacaacAAAAGGACTCTCCCGAGCCTGGAGTGCTGCCGGGCGTCCGGCCCCGCCCCTGACGGGCCGGCCAAAGGCAGCCGTGAGCGGCTTCTGAATCCCAGCGTCGGGAGCTGCTGAGTCTACTCCCTGTCCCAGTGAGACTATACGGTCTTTCCTTCACCCTTCTGTCCAAATCTTATGGCCTTTCCCACGACTTCGAAAAATTATTCTGGCCTGTTTATTATGCAAACTTTCAGGCGCTACCAGAGACACAAAGCGGCTGAATCTTACGGTATTGGAGAACAACATATTTCAATATTTCGCCACGGAAAAATAATGGCAGTAACACAATTCTAGGTTTGAGGGGTTTAAAAAAATGCTCCCTACGCTCAAAACAGGAGGTGTTTAGGAATCGGGAATCACGCATCTCTTGGGTGGGGCGGGATCGCTCTGGGGCTCTCCCCCTCGCGGCAGTGTTGGTCTGTTCCGCCGAACCTCGCGCGTGCGCCCTTCACGCCCGCTCTcgcccctctccccccccctccttccccGCTCAAGTCTGCGGTGCGtgatggcggcggcggctgcgcgGGGGCTGGCAAAGCGTTGGCTGCGCCCGGCCGCGGCTTCCCGGGCGGTGAGTCCCTAtccttgtccctgtccttgtccctgtccttgcCTTTGTTTTTGCCCTGCTTCCCCGCCGGTGGCGGCCCGGCTCCACGGTCTCCTCCGTGACCTTGACCCACCCGGTGATCTTTCCACCCGCGGCAGGCTCAGTGCCCCCGGTGCTATTTTGGAGCAGCACCGACCTCGCAACTCGTGTCCCGGGGGCAGGTTCCTGGGAGTAGGTGGCTGTGGGCATGGCTGGGCCGCGCCTCCCGGCTCGGGAAGCGTGCGACGTAGCCTGAGGCCCTGAGCATGGTTTtgagggaggcagcgggaatgggatgtgctgggaaaaGGCCCTGGAGGAGCCTGGCAGGTGCGGCCCGAGCACCGGGATAGAAAGCTCGCCGCAGGCTCATTCGGTACCAGCAATAACGCGCACAGGAACACCAGGGAAGTGAGTGTGCTCCTGTACTCGGCCCTGCTGACGCCGCgcctcgagtgctgtgtccagttccgGGCTTCTCAATTCACGGCGGACATTGAGGCGCTGGAGCGAGTCCGGAGAAGGGACAcgaagctggtgaagggtctgagCACGAGTCccgtgaggagctgctgagggagctgggggtgtttagcctggagaaaaggaggtttaGGGGGgtttatcactctctacaactgcctgaggAGTTgcaaggtggggatcagtctCCTCTCCCACGCAGCTGGTTACGGGAAGAGcaaaaatggcctcaagctgcaccaggggatcttcaggttggacatcaggaaggatttttttcacagcaagggtgattagacattggaaCAGGGAGAAGGTGGAGTTGCTGTTCCTGAAAGCACTTAAGGAAAGGCTCAGTGTGACACTCAGTGCCGTGATCTAGTTGACACGCGAGTGTTTGGTCATTGTTTGGACTCAATAGTCTCTGAGGCCTTTTCCAGCTTAatgcattctgtgattctggatCTGTGTGGGAAAACAGTGTATATGTGAGTTGCTTTAACCTGGCTGGTGATGTGCCCAAAAGGAGATACTGAGGAGTCTGGCAGGTTTGTGTTAGGGGGCTGTAAGTTGTGCATGAAGGCTTGTTCTTCTCTGTGGTGAAGTGGGAGTTTTCAGTTTCTTCCCGCTGTTCTCATCCTGCATGCCCATAATGAGCTTGGGATTTCAAAAGTGGGCTGTAGTTGTACTTGTGTTACAAAGCAAGTGCAGAAAAGACAACtacagggagagggacaggttTAAAGATTGTCTCTGTATTTTAGGTGGCAGTcagctggccctgctgggaCCTTTAGTTTCAAAAGTGCCACAATCTTCCTGGTGGCGTAACAATTCAGGATTACTGCAGTCAGGTTTCCTGTGAcatctttctctgctttgtaCACTTCTGTTCGAGCTCAAAGCCTTGTAACAGCAGTGTGGAACggagagagcagctgcctggagGAGAGTACTGGTGGAACTCCTTAGGAATAGGTGTTAAGAACTGGTTTCATTCCAAGATGACTGCAGAAACCAGAAATGTGCTGGCAAGTGTAGTGGCACGGTAGATTTGCAGTTATGCAAGAAGATAATTTGAGGAAACTGGTATGAGAAATGATAAAACTAGGTTGAGGATAGCATGCTGGAGTTCACTTTGGAGATGGGGGAAGAGGTGGACATTTAGGGGAGGAAGAGCTGCTTGTTAGCATATTGTAGGGTGGTGGGACCATGAATGTAAGAGCTGCAGATAATCACTACAGTGCATTTTAGGTTATATTTCAAACAGGGAAGTGCTGATGTCACTGAACAGGTCACTAATGTGGCTTTATGTTGCTGTTATCAGCAATCATAAGTGCTGAGTTAGGCTAATCTTTTGAACTGTGTAAAGAAGGAATACTGGGTGCCGATGCATTGGAGAGGTGGAGACTAACATTCTGATTGTTTTAATCTGTCGAAGCAAAGACTGCATACTGAGCAGGTTTGGGTGtggtgtttgttggtttggttttgaacAAGTCAGGGGCTAGGGAGTGATGTTGCAGAAGGGTGAAACTTGCATCTTTGTGCTAAGTTTATGTATTAATAAATGGTTCTTAATTAGTCACTAATTTCATAAAGAATGAGAGAAATAGCTCTGACTTTTGAAGCAATGCTCAGCTACAAGAGCATTCTCTACaaccttttttaattttcagtactGTGGCCACCTGAAGTAATTCAAATTCTGAGGATTACTTGATAGGAGAGAGTAATTTTCCATTACTTTCCATGGCTCCCACAAAAGCTTCATCTTGGCTTAATTATGAAAAAACTGCATGAATACTTCAGCATTAATTGCAGATGTGTTCTGTCAGTGCAGCCACAGACAGGTTGTGCAGACGAGTGTGAGGCTCGTCACTGTTGGTGAAGTCAATGATGGATAGTCTGGGACACGCTGTTAACTGCAAGCTGTTCTCGCATCAGTCAAGCTTTTTTTGATTATATGGCATGATTGTAGGAAAGCCAGAACTTCAGTGCAGGTAGCTCTAAAATATAATAACTCTCCTGTATACATGCTGCCAGTGGTAAGTGAAGGTTTGTTGTTAATGTAGGGTAGCTGAGAGTGCTGTAAGTCTTTCCTGTGGAAACATTTGTTCCATAATAGTTGTCTTGGCTTCCTTACACAGTGGCCAGCGGCATGCCAGGCTCCTGCACGGAACTTACACTTCACAgtatatggaaagaaaaatgcctcCACGAAGGTGTCTGACTCGGTATGTCTGTACTTTTTATGTTGTGATTCAATAATGCACTTAATGCTTGACAGGAACTTTCAGGCTTTTAGTGGAGCTTTGTGTTCAAGTGGTTTGTGACACTGAGTTGCTGAAGTGCGTGGCTCTTTTTAATGGCAATTTCCAGTCAAGCGACTGTAACAGGTGTAGCAATTGCTGCAAAAGTCTGTTGAGAACATTATACCAGTCCTGCTTGTGTTTTTATGAAACTTGTTTGACTTATCTTGAGCTATTTGTGATCATAacaaagtgatttatttttccagatttcTACACAGTACCCAGTAGTGGACCATGAGTTCGATGCAGTTGTTGTGGGTGCAGGAGGAGCCGGTCTGCGGGCTGCCTTTGGTTTGTCAGAAGCTGGGTTTAACACGGCCTGTGTTACCAAGCTGTTCCCCACCCGCTCTCATACTGTTGCTGCGCAGGTGAGAAATGAGGCAgaacaaatgtttaaaaaatgcctGCTGTCAGAAAGCTGATTTGCATGTAGACcagtcatagaatggtttgggttggaaggaaccgTAGAGGTTACCCAGTTCCAACACCCCTGCCGTGGCCAGGGATTCCACCCATTAGATTAGATTGCTCTggaccccatccaacctggccttgaagacTTCTAGGAATGGGGCACTTGGATCTTGTTTCAAGGCCATGCTCCTTTaataaatactgcatttttagtTGAGACTTTTTTGAGGGTAGTATATCATAGAATCAAACTTAATCATGATCATTAAGCTTGGGAAGGGCCTCTAATATCATAAGAGTCCAGTCATTGGACTATCACTGCCAAACTTTGTATTAAGTTACAGGtacatttcattttgcttccaAGCAAGCAAGACACTTTTTAATCACCTTGCAagacactttttttaaaatctcacttCCAGTTAttcttaaaattcttatttGCCCTTACACTTTGATTTCATTATgctgtctcttttttcttccctgtttctaAGCATTATCAAAAtgcagtgctgcttctctgcccACAGTGTAAGTGTGATTCAGTGTTTTACACAAAAAAGCAGGACAAGCCATTGTGAAACTGAGGAGTTGCACAGGTTTTTCACAGCTACATTAAATCTGACTTGACTTTATTTCTTGTACACAGATGCATTACTGGTATGcaatttttaatagaaatgagGTCAACCTACTAAAGCTGTACTGAAGTAATGTAATTCCAGGAGAatggattttcattttcaggGAGGGATCAATGCTGCTCTGGGGAACATGGAGGATGATAACTGGAGGTGGCACTTCTATGACACAGTGAAAGGGTCGGACTGGCTGGGTGACCAGGATGCCATACACTACATGACTGAGCAAGCCCCAGCTGCGGTGATAGAGGTGAGACTCCTGGGTTTTGATGTCAGCTGTAGTTATAAATAACACAGGCTAGCTTCCAAAGAGTTCTTAAAATAACTCGTTGTATTGCAATGCACAAGAGTTTCTGATGCTTGTATTTGGGATCAACAGCTGGAAAATTACGGGATGCCATTCAGCAgaactgaagaaggaaaaatctaTCAGCGTGCATTTGGTGGACAGAGTCTTCAGTTTGGAAAAGGAGGACAGGCCCACAGGTGCTGTTGTGTTGCAGACAGGACTGGACATTCACTCTTACATACTCTGTATGGCAGGGTAAGCAGTTGTGAAGTAAacttggtttgggtttttgtgtttgcatgtactgtttgggtttttgtgtttgcatgtactgtttgggttttattttccttacccagaatttgaaaaaaaacaaaaccaaacaaacatgTAGCTGTTCACATATGAATGAGGAATCCAGGGGAATTGTTTATAGTACTTCTGGGTTATCTTCCTTCCTGAGGCAATGTGCAAGGATGAAGACAGTGGATGTTAATTAGTGTACACTGTCAGCTTTGTGGTCTGGACTAGTTCTGCACTGTCAGTACTTCTGTGGCTGTTAACTAGACCCAAAAAAGAATTTATGTAAACATTGCTCCAAAATTTTGATACAGCAGCATTGGGGAACTCTGAAAAGAGGTACaaaccagcatttttttcaCTCGTCTTCAAactgggaggagggggaaacAAGGTGTAAATGAATTAAGGCCTACTGTGCAATTCTGAGCTTGTTGTATGGCAAGTAAGTGACTAGTGTTCCAGCATGTCTGCCTATTAATTCTACAAACCATAATTGAAGGAAGTGCTGCCTGTTTGAAAATGGTAGTGAGCTGCTTGAAACCAGAAATCCAAGTGCCTGTTGGCTActgttttttatttacttagTAGCCAGCTAATTGCTCTCCTCCAGATTCACactgtttgtgctgctgcaatACAAATTCTCAGTGCTGCCAAACACTGCTCTGATACCTGAGGGCATGAAAGAATGTTTGactctgtgcctgctgctcctgctggtttATTGGGCTCCTGGAGGTGTTTCTCATTTCTCTGGAGAGCTTAAGTGCAGCATGCTTGTACATGTGTGGAGCACTGCAGCTGGCTAATGTGTTGCCAAATGTAGAGTGAAATGAAAAGTCCTGCTGCCCTAGCTCATGACTGCTCAGAATTAAGTGCTTTTCCGCTATTAGTATCTTTTAAAGATAGAATAGATTAATTAGTAAATTCTTTCATAAGTAGTTAAGAGGAAACAGTCTTCCCTGAGAATTGGTAGGGATGTTTTTTATCCTGATACAGCCCATGTGCATTGACAGTTTTGAAGAGAGGTTACTTCAGTAAAAGTTTCTTTTCTAAATTTCCCCCAGTCTCTACGATATGATACAAGCTACTTTGTTGAATATTTTGCCTTGGACTTACTTATGGAGAACGGAGAATGCCGTGGTGTTATTGCCCTCTGCATTGAAGATGGAACCATACATCGTTTTAGAGCCAAGAACACTGTCATTGCCACTGGGTAATGTAACATTTGTGATGAAAGACCAAAGCTTGGGAGTGTTACCAGCTGGAAGTTTGTGTGCTTGTACATGTGTTCAGATCCACAGTTGTGGAGAAGATACATTGACTGACGGAACACAATTTATAGGTTCATTCCCCCAAAACTGAAAGGAATATAACTGAACTCAGTCATTCCCTCTGAAAGAAGGCACATGTTAATTTTTTGACCAAGTATAAATTTGGTATGAGGTCTACCTTTGAATTCTAGAACAATAAGATAAAGTAAGAATGTGTAAGAGTAATGTATATGATTCAGATGGtcttcaatttttaaaatgtgctgtttTAAACAGACGTTGTTGCAGTGCTGCCAACGTGTCTGTCTGTAGAGTTATGAATTTCTGGTAGGAAACAGCTTTTGTCAAAATTCCAGAGACTCTATTCCATTAAGATACTGCCACTGTAATTCTAACTCTTCTGGGATAAAATTATCATAATGTGAGTGTAACTTAACATTACTTGGTTGCAAAATTTGTTGATGTTTATTAGAATGCTATTTGCATTAGTCTTTTGCTGCTTATGACTCTCTCCTATCTATTTcagtatgaaaaatatttataaatgtatcTGTAGaagatataaataaatttataaaaggTTGCTTTCATAATTTATCtttttgatgtgtttttcaTGCTTGTGTACTTTGAGGTACGTGGAGTACATACGTTGCTATTTCTTCTGAGAGTTTGTTCTGAAATTGGGCTGATTGGCTGCTCTCAATAATGTTGGAGGCTAACCTAGATGTTTGCAGCATAATAATTCATGTTTAATACCTGGACAACTAAGTTTTTAAATCTAAGAATATAAAACCAGGACCATATGGGCAATCTAAACCATTATTATATGCTATTTTCTATAAAACTGCTAGTGATAGTACCAGTGAAACTGAATGGTATAGATCGAGAGAACTTCCTGAAATAcccttttttttcagacagaaaggCTTCTGATATTAACCTAATGATCCTGCTTTGgaattggttttctttttctttgaccTTCTGTCACCAGCCATTTTTCAAATATGGTTGAGTAAAACAGGGCTAAAacagtttggtttcttttggttGAACTAGTACACGAGATGGTAAAACTTAAACACTTTTCTTATCAACCCTTTTCTCTGTTGTGCAAACAGCATAGTTTAGTGGTATGTTGTAgtgatgttttgatttttcttcctgttaatTCTGTAACTTTGTGTTCTACAGTGGGTACGGCCGCACTTACTTCAGCTGCACATCTGCTCATACCAGTACTGGTGATGGCACTGCCATGGTCACACGAGCTGGGCTCCCTTGCCAGGACTTAGAATTTGTGCAGTTTCACCCTACAGGTACAGAACATGAAATAGTGCTtacaacattatttttaatgagttgAAcggatttttatgttttaaaatgtcacaaaatCACACAATATGCTGAGTTTGAAGGaacccatcaggatcattgaATCCATCTCCTGGCTCAGCACAGGACACTCCAAgtgtcacaccatgtgcctgagagcagtgtccaaacacttcttgaactttATCTGGCTTGATATTGTAACCACTCTCCTGCGGGgactgttccagtgcccaaacaccctctgggtgaagaacctttttctaatatccaacctaaacctcccttgacacaacttcaggccttTCCCTCGAGTCACcacagagatcagtgcctgcccctcctcttcccctcacaaggaagttgcaGAATGCACTGAGGTCTCCCTTCAGTCTcgtcc
This window harbors:
- the CCDC127 gene encoding coiled-coil domain-containing protein 127 translates to MNNLNDPPNWNILPNRRDPGDDGSRWNYALLVPMLGLAAFRWIWTRECQKEIEKEKQEYYRKESTLQKDLEGKYRDIITENRRAVAHLEVELEKERNRTLSYREALVSQSRKLVEERKLLEQEQEKLEHEKQVLLHAGAEGTLYQSCLAKEEEWQQRANILLKEFEEGLKERQDIYCSLIVPRSQRLEIEKNLLVKAATNPVAMDLHVESGLKDIFKHDNYCGNVLNRTRSQNGKLMWLYLRYWELAVELQKFKRVERAMLGKR